In the Labrys wisconsinensis genome, one interval contains:
- a CDS encoding ABC transporter permease subunit, producing the protein MRRDGFINWERFFLLLPVFILLLLAFALPLLAIVPEAFGGDAVGRFLRIFGSPVYRTVIWTTVRISLEATAITLVVSFPLAWLLSRATGAKGLLLGLLVLVPFLTSVLVRTFAWLAILGQRGLVNATLLSLGLISEPLPLLFSEPAVVLALVHSSIPMMVFALVSVLRRIDGRILLAAHTLGASPLRAWLGILVPLAIRGIQSGVTIVFLFTMASFIAPAFLGNQRQQMLAQVIQSEIETGADWAFAAALGITLALTATILVVALSSVARYLSRWQRPGSLRPALPQQGSERVDKALLRRPVAQSTQRLHVPAVLRFGARLVEPAYLGVISVFILLPLVVLIPVSFSAADVLIFPPPGYSTRWFETILGSQEWIAAALTSLRIGAATCVATLVIATLTVLGFGRHVRFQGAAEALVLSPLTVPSVVFALGAYLTFARVGLVDTETGIIIAHTVLIVPVVYLVASATYSSIDPWLSRAAASLGANPWRIFRTVTFPLLLPGLAIGALLAMLLSFDESVASIFLSNLSVKTLPRKLWEGIRFNTSPESAAVSVMLLGVTCVVVLAGMAFVLGRRKTARLTLQARS; encoded by the coding sequence ATGAGGCGGGACGGATTCATCAATTGGGAGCGGTTTTTCCTGCTCTTGCCAGTCTTCATCCTGCTCCTGCTCGCCTTCGCTCTGCCGTTGCTTGCCATCGTGCCGGAGGCGTTCGGCGGTGATGCCGTCGGGCGCTTCCTGCGGATTTTCGGAAGTCCGGTGTACCGGACGGTCATCTGGACGACCGTGCGCATCAGCCTGGAAGCAACCGCGATCACGCTCGTCGTCTCCTTCCCCTTGGCGTGGCTCTTGAGCCGGGCGACCGGGGCGAAAGGCCTGCTTCTCGGGCTGCTGGTGCTGGTCCCCTTCCTGACCAGCGTGCTGGTGCGGACTTTCGCCTGGCTGGCGATCCTCGGACAGCGCGGCCTCGTCAACGCGACGCTTCTCAGCCTCGGGCTGATTTCGGAGCCGCTCCCCCTGCTCTTCAGCGAGCCGGCGGTCGTGCTCGCCCTCGTGCACTCTTCCATCCCGATGATGGTCTTCGCCCTCGTCAGCGTCCTCAGGCGCATCGACGGACGCATTCTCCTGGCCGCTCATACGCTCGGGGCCAGCCCGTTGCGCGCCTGGCTGGGCATACTTGTTCCGCTTGCAATCCGCGGCATCCAATCCGGCGTCACGATCGTCTTCCTGTTCACCATGGCGAGCTTCATCGCGCCTGCCTTCCTCGGCAACCAACGCCAGCAGATGCTCGCGCAAGTGATCCAATCGGAAATCGAGACCGGGGCCGACTGGGCTTTCGCCGCGGCGCTCGGCATCACGCTGGCCCTGACGGCGACGATCCTCGTCGTGGCGCTCTCCTCCGTGGCGAGATACCTCTCGCGTTGGCAGCGTCCGGGCTCGCTGCGACCCGCCTTGCCGCAACAAGGGTCAGAGCGGGTGGACAAGGCGCTTCTCCGCCGGCCGGTGGCCCAGTCCACCCAGCGTCTCCACGTCCCTGCGGTTCTTCGCTTCGGCGCGCGGCTCGTCGAACCGGCCTATCTCGGCGTCATATCCGTCTTCATTCTCCTGCCGCTGGTCGTGCTCATTCCGGTATCGTTCAGTGCGGCGGACGTGCTCATCTTTCCGCCGCCCGGCTACTCCACGCGATGGTTCGAAACGATCCTCGGCAGCCAGGAATGGATTGCGGCAGCCCTGACCAGCCTTCGCATCGGCGCTGCCACCTGCGTCGCGACCCTCGTCATCGCCACTCTGACGGTGCTGGGCTTCGGCCGTCATGTCCGGTTTCAGGGGGCTGCCGAAGCCCTGGTGCTCTCGCCCTTGACCGTGCCGAGCGTCGTCTTCGCGCTGGGGGCCTATCTGACGTTCGCGCGCGTCGGACTGGTCGATACCGAGACGGGTATCATCATAGCCCACACGGTGCTGATCGTCCCCGTAGTCTATCTTGTCGCATCCGCAACATACAGTTCCATCGATCCGTGGCTGTCTCGGGCGGCGGCAAGCCTTGGAGCAAATCCTTGGCGCATCTTTCGGACGGTCACCTTCCCATTGCTGCTTCCGGGCCTGGCCATCGGCGCCCTGCTTGCGATGCTTCTCTCCTTCGATGAATCGGTGGCTTCGATCTTCCTCAGCAACCTGTCGGTGAAGACACTGCCGAGAAAGCTCTGGGAAGGCATTCGCTTCAACACGAGCCCCGAATCCGCGGCCGTCTCCGTCATGCTGCTTGGCGTGACATGCGTCGTGGTCCTCGCCGGCATGGCGTTTGTCCTCGGGCGCCGGAAAACCGCCCGGTTGACGTTGCAGGCGCGTTCCTGA
- a CDS encoding epoxide hydrolase family protein: protein MSDSKRAGEPFASSKAPARANGSETIRPFTIHVPEADVEDLKTRISTWREPDQVPDIGWAQGTELEELRQLMRHWRDDFDWRRQEAAWNAYPHYHADIGGETIHFIHARAAVPSGKTIMLTHGWPGSVFEFARLLPLLTDPIAHGGTKEDAFDVVIPSMPGYGFSSRPSRRGLNLFAIAEIWAELMQRLGYERYLAQGGDLGAGVTTCLAQSHPDRLAGMHLNFIPGTYAPPHRAGPDGDLTAEERAFLERKARWADLEGAYGHIQGTRPQTLAYGLTDSPVGLAAWMIEKFRDWSDCDGNLANATFSRDDILANISLYWLTRTVASSMRLYWETRARPLAFAPGTVIDAPLAVALFPRELPMPPRSWVERVFRDVRRWTAMPRGGHFGALEQPALLAQDLRDFARDLKFS, encoded by the coding sequence ATGTCCGACAGCAAAAGAGCAGGTGAACCATTCGCGTCGTCGAAGGCTCCCGCGCGAGCCAACGGATCCGAGACCATCCGCCCGTTCACGATTCATGTCCCGGAGGCCGACGTCGAGGACCTGAAGACCCGCATCTCGACATGGCGCGAGCCGGACCAGGTACCGGATATCGGCTGGGCTCAGGGAACGGAGCTGGAGGAGCTGCGCCAGCTCATGCGGCATTGGCGCGACGACTTCGACTGGCGCAGGCAGGAAGCCGCGTGGAACGCCTATCCTCACTACCACGCCGACATCGGCGGCGAGACCATCCACTTCATCCACGCGCGCGCCGCGGTTCCAAGCGGCAAGACGATCATGCTCACCCATGGCTGGCCCGGCAGCGTCTTCGAATTCGCCAGGCTCCTTCCGCTTCTGACCGATCCGATCGCCCATGGCGGGACGAAGGAGGATGCCTTCGACGTCGTGATCCCGTCGATGCCGGGCTACGGCTTCTCGAGCCGGCCGAGCCGGCGCGGCCTCAATCTCTTCGCCATCGCCGAAATCTGGGCCGAGCTGATGCAGCGGCTGGGCTATGAGCGGTATCTAGCCCAGGGCGGTGATCTCGGCGCCGGCGTGACGACCTGCCTGGCGCAGTCCCACCCCGACCGCCTCGCCGGCATGCATCTGAATTTCATCCCCGGCACATACGCGCCCCCGCACCGCGCCGGTCCGGACGGCGATCTCACGGCGGAAGAACGAGCCTTCCTGGAACGGAAAGCGAGATGGGCGGACCTCGAGGGCGCATACGGCCACATCCAGGGCACCCGCCCCCAAACGCTTGCCTATGGGTTGACGGATTCGCCGGTCGGGCTCGCGGCGTGGATGATCGAGAAGTTCCGCGACTGGAGCGATTGCGACGGCAATCTCGCGAATGCCACCTTTTCGCGGGACGACATCCTCGCCAATATCTCGCTTTACTGGCTCACCCGGACCGTCGCTTCGTCGATGCGGCTCTATTGGGAGACGCGAGCCCGCCCGCTGGCGTTTGCGCCGGGCACGGTCATCGACGCCCCGCTTGCGGTGGCGTTGTTTCCAAGGGAGCTGCCAATGCCGCCCAGGAGCTGGGTCGAGCGGGTCTTTCGCGACGTTCGCCGATGGACTGCAATGCCGCGCGGCGGCCACTTCGGCGCGCTGGAGCAGCCTGCCCTGCTCGCGCAGGATTTGCGGGACTTCGCCAGGGACCTTAAGTTTTCATGA
- a CDS encoding Ldh family oxidoreductase, with amino-acid sequence MSDTVSLGIEALRERVDAIFRKAGLNAVQAGAIARVIVAAERDACKSHGVYRIEGALRTIKAGKVTADAVPELLTQQAPAIVKADAKGGFANPAFELGLPPLVERARTCGLAALVINDAVHFSALWAEVEALAEQGLAGLAMCPSYATVAPTGGNRPLLGTNPFAFGWPRQGQPPYVFDFATSVAARGEIELLRRAGKPLPEGWAIDADGRPTTDPEAALAGAMLSFGGHKGSAIGTMIELLAGIMIGDLTSAGALDLLRTTTLFPSHGELIIAFSPQAFAGGRPGNPLGRAEVLFEAILGQGARLPSQRRFLARARSEAEGIPLSRMEMEQLDRFLELGLGSV; translated from the coding sequence ATGAGCGACACCGTCTCCCTTGGCATCGAAGCGCTGCGCGAGCGCGTCGACGCGATCTTCCGCAAGGCCGGACTGAACGCCGTCCAGGCGGGCGCCATCGCACGGGTCATCGTCGCGGCGGAGCGCGATGCCTGCAAGTCCCATGGCGTCTACCGGATCGAAGGCGCCCTGCGGACGATCAAGGCCGGAAAGGTGACGGCGGACGCGGTGCCCGAATTGCTCACGCAGCAGGCGCCGGCCATCGTCAAGGCGGATGCAAAAGGCGGCTTCGCCAACCCGGCCTTCGAGCTGGGCCTGCCGCCGCTGGTCGAGCGGGCCCGCACCTGCGGCCTTGCCGCGCTCGTCATCAACGATGCCGTGCACTTTTCCGCCCTGTGGGCGGAGGTCGAGGCCCTGGCGGAGCAAGGCCTCGCCGGCCTTGCCATGTGCCCGAGCTATGCGACGGTCGCCCCGACCGGCGGCAACCGGCCCCTGCTCGGCACCAATCCCTTCGCGTTCGGCTGGCCGCGCCAGGGGCAGCCGCCTTACGTGTTCGACTTCGCGACCTCGGTTGCCGCGCGCGGCGAGATCGAGCTCCTCCGCCGCGCCGGCAAGCCGCTGCCGGAAGGCTGGGCGATCGATGCCGACGGCAGGCCGACGACGGATCCCGAAGCGGCCCTGGCGGGCGCCATGCTGTCCTTCGGCGGCCACAAGGGCTCCGCCATCGGGACGATGATCGAGCTGCTGGCCGGAATCATGATCGGCGACCTCACGAGTGCCGGAGCGCTCGATCTGCTCCGCACCACGACGCTCTTTCCGTCCCACGGCGAGCTGATCATCGCCTTTTCGCCGCAAGCCTTTGCCGGGGGCCGCCCCGGCAATCCGCTCGGTCGCGCGGAAGTGCTGTTCGAAGCCATCCTTGGCCAAGGGGCGCGCCTGCCCTCGCAACGGCGTTTCCTCGCCCGGGCCAGGTCGGAGGCCGAGGGCATTCCCCTTTCGCGCATGGAGATGGAGCAGCTCGACCGTTTTCTCGAGCTGGGGCTCGGCAGCGTCTGA
- a CDS encoding biotin-dependent carboxyltransferase family protein — protein MIEILTTGLPNTVQDLGRPGHLALGVSHGGAMDGRALAIANLLLGNDVSAAGIEVALHPFRLRAHVDTAVAVTGADCTVSIGDRPCPPWWATTIRAGEMLAIEAPRTGARSCIAFAGGLDLPAVMGSRATDVKGGFGGLAGRGLVRGDRLALNPAACALPAGGLGAALEERRGAADGLTSAIELRFLPAAEFDAFTPQARAAFIGGDWSVTNDANRMGYRLSGATLALVSPLELLSHGIVPGTVQVPPSGQPIIQLADANTCGGYPKIATVIEADLWRLAQAPVGARLRFSPTSTAAATEALRAQARWQEAFVTARSLALGYR, from the coding sequence ATGATCGAGATCCTCACCACCGGCCTGCCGAACACGGTCCAGGACCTCGGCCGGCCCGGTCATCTCGCGCTGGGCGTCAGCCATGGCGGCGCCATGGACGGCCGAGCGCTGGCCATCGCCAACCTCCTGCTGGGCAACGACGTTTCCGCCGCCGGGATCGAGGTCGCGCTTCATCCGTTCCGGCTGCGGGCGCATGTCGACACCGCGGTCGCCGTCACCGGCGCCGATTGCACCGTCAGCATCGGCGACCGGCCCTGCCCGCCCTGGTGGGCCACGACGATCCGCGCGGGCGAGATGCTGGCGATCGAAGCGCCGCGGACGGGCGCGCGGTCCTGCATCGCCTTTGCCGGCGGGCTCGATCTGCCGGCCGTCATGGGCTCGCGTGCGACGGATGTGAAGGGCGGATTCGGCGGCCTTGCCGGGCGCGGCCTCGTCCGCGGCGACCGGCTCGCGCTGAACCCTGCGGCATGCGCCCTGCCCGCGGGCGGCCTCGGCGCAGCGCTGGAGGAGCGACGCGGCGCGGCGGACGGCCTCACCTCCGCCATCGAGCTGCGGTTTCTGCCGGCGGCGGAGTTCGACGCCTTCACGCCGCAGGCCCGGGCGGCGTTCATCGGCGGGGACTGGAGCGTCACCAACGATGCCAACCGCATGGGGTATCGCCTGTCCGGGGCGACGCTCGCGCTCGTCTCGCCGCTGGAGCTCCTGTCGCACGGCATCGTGCCGGGCACCGTGCAGGTGCCGCCGTCCGGCCAGCCGATCATCCAGCTCGCCGACGCCAACACCTGCGGCGGCTATCCGAAGATCGCCACGGTGATCGAAGCCGATCTCTGGCGCCTGGCGCAGGCGCCGGTCGGTGCTCGCCTGCGCTTCTCGCCGACCTCGACCGCGGCGGCGACCGAGGCTCTGCGCGCGCAGGCGAGATGGCAGGAGGCTTTCGTGACGGCGCGCAGCCTTGCCCTCGGCTACAGATAG
- the pxpB gene encoding 5-oxoprolinase subunit PxpB: MAARTPRISLAGSSALLLDGAEGAFDDVTQERVWAVANAALALEGVHEAVPGMNNLLVLFDPLATDAHSVGAQLTSLWAGTDARAVGGTHRTIPVHYGGARGEDLAGWAAHCGLSAEEAARRHAAATYTVAAIGAMPGFPYLSGLDPQLAWARRAVPRLKVAEGAVIIGGAQAGIMPITAPSGWHIIGHADIRLFDPQAASPVLLRPGDTIEFAVAGIEA, translated from the coding sequence ATGGCCGCCCGCACGCCCCGCATCAGCCTTGCAGGATCGAGCGCGCTGCTGCTCGACGGCGCCGAGGGCGCCTTCGACGATGTCACCCAGGAGCGCGTCTGGGCGGTCGCCAACGCCGCGCTGGCCCTGGAGGGGGTGCACGAGGCCGTGCCCGGCATGAACAACCTGCTCGTGCTGTTCGATCCCCTCGCCACGGACGCGCACAGCGTCGGCGCGCAGCTGACGTCGCTCTGGGCCGGCACCGACGCCCGCGCGGTCGGCGGCACGCACCGGACGATTCCCGTCCATTATGGCGGCGCCCGCGGCGAGGATCTCGCCGGCTGGGCGGCGCATTGCGGGTTGTCCGCCGAAGAGGCCGCCCGGCGCCATGCCGCGGCCACCTACACTGTCGCCGCCATCGGCGCCATGCCGGGCTTTCCCTATCTCTCAGGCCTCGACCCGCAGCTTGCCTGGGCGCGGCGCGCCGTGCCTCGTTTGAAGGTCGCCGAAGGCGCCGTCATCATCGGCGGCGCGCAGGCCGGCATCATGCCGATCACCGCGCCGTCGGGATGGCACATCATCGGCCATGCCGACATCAGGCTCTTCGACCCTCAGGCGGCCTCGCCCGTGCTGCTCAGGCCCGGCGACACGATCGAATTCGCCGTCGCCGGGATCGAGGCATGA